The following nucleotide sequence is from Zingiber officinale cultivar Zhangliang chromosome 10A, Zo_v1.1, whole genome shotgun sequence.
TACCGGACCTCTGCCTCGTCCGGCTCATCGCACGGTCGGTTCTCCTTGCCGCTACCGTCTTCTCCTTTGCCGCCGTCCTCCAGTACGGTGACGGCGATCGATCAGGCGATGCGGGCGCTAGCTTCCTGCCGAACCGCCTCAGCTTCCTTGGCCGGCGCGGCCTGCTCCGAGCCGAGGACCACGACTTCTTCCTCCGCGATGCAAGCAAGGGAGGTGCAGAGGCGTTACCCTCTGACTTTGTAATATCCGCCTCGGCCGGCGATTTCGAGCGTGCCGACCTCGCGGCCGTCCGATTGGGACGCGACCCATCGGAATCCTTCCGGACACCGGTGAACTACGCCGTGGATTATATCGGACAGACCGGTTCCGCCGCCATGGTGGCGATGCTGAAGAAGACTACAATCGACGGGGGCCTGAGAGTTCGACGGCTTCTGTCTGTCCCGGTGGCAAAGAAAGAGGCGCTGAGCGGGCTAGAAGAAGTACTTCTGGAGCCTCCGGGTCCGGGGCGGCTGGGATGGCGGCGGAAGGCGAGGTACCTACCGGTGCTGACAGGGGACGCGCTGGACGGTTACCCTCGTCGGGTTTTCGTGGAGGTGGCCCCAGCCGGCGCATCCGGGAACGGCGCGGCGTGGTTCGAGCGCAACTACCCGACGATGGGGCGTGCCTTCGAGTTCATCCACGTGGAGGTGAAGGAGGAGGAGGCGACGGCGGAAGCGGAGCCAGAGGCGGGAACCCCATCGCTGGCGGAGTGGCTGGAGCGGAACGTGAAGGAGGAGGAGTACGTGGTGGTGAAGGCGGACGCTACGGCGGTGGAGGAGGTGGTAGGGGAGGGATCGATCGGGTTGGTGGACGAACTGTTCCTGGAATGCGACCACCAGACGGGAGAGACGGAGGAGGACGAGGCGAAGAtgggccgccgccgccgcccgtACTGGGAGTGCCTGGCGCTCTACGGCAAGCTGAGGGACGCCGGCGTGGCGGTTCATCAATGGTGGAGCTTTTAATCGAGAGAAAAAGGGCGAAAAACAAGAGGAGCGAAACATgagagaagaggaaaggaaaagTAGGATTGGGGTGGATTTTCTAGTAAACATGTTTTTGTTTTAACAAAATGCATGGAACAGAATTG
It contains:
- the LOC122026506 gene encoding uncharacterized protein LOC122026506; this encodes MGVHRHLGLGGAVHLGNNRLVIRLPDLCLVRLIARSVLLAATVFSFAAVLQYGDGDRSGDAGASFLPNRLSFLGRRGLLRAEDHDFFLRDASKGGAEALPSDFVISASAGDFERADLAAVRLGRDPSESFRTPVNYAVDYIGQTGSAAMVAMLKKTTIDGGLRVRRLLSVPVAKKEALSGLEEVLLEPPGPGRLGWRRKARYLPVLTGDALDGYPRRVFVEVAPAGASGNGAAWFERNYPTMGRAFEFIHVEVKEEEATAEAEPEAGTPSLAEWLERNVKEEEYVVVKADATAVEEVVGEGSIGLVDELFLECDHQTGETEEDEAKMGRRRRPYWECLALYGKLRDAGVAVHQWWSF